A genomic stretch from Coffea arabica cultivar ET-39 chromosome 10c, Coffea Arabica ET-39 HiFi, whole genome shotgun sequence includes:
- the LOC113713553 gene encoding sulfate transporter 1.3 — protein MGHFGDGGTETKEMDIRSLSSSHHQHLPYIHKVGVPPKQNLVKEFTSTVKETFFADDPLRPFKDQPKSRQFILGVQAIFPILEWGRSYNLAKFKGDLIAGLTIASLCIPQDIGYSKLANLDPQYGLYSSFVPPLIYAFMGSSRDIAIGPVAVVSLLLGTLLQNEIDPTKNAVDYWRLAFTATFFAGITQATLGILRLGFLIDFLSHAAIVGFMGGAAITIALQQLKGFLGIKSFTKKADIISVMRSVFGSIHHGWNWQTIVIGSSFLAFLLVAKYIGKKNKKLFWVPAIAPLISVMLSTFFVYITHADKKGVQIVKHIEKGINPSSVGQIYFTGDYLLKGIRIGVVAGMIALTEAAAIGRTFAAMKDYQLDGNKEMMALGAMNVVGSMTSCYVATGSFSRSAVNYMAGCQTAVSNIVMSVVVFLTLMFLTPLFEYTPNAILSAIIISAVIGLIDYDAAILIWKIDKFDFVACMGAFFGVVFASVEIGLLIAVTISFAKILLQVTRPRTATLGRIPRTNVYRNIQQYPEANKVPGLLIVRIDSAIYFSNSNYIRERILRWLTDEEEQLKAAGHPQIQFLIVEMSPVTDIDTSGIHALEELHGSLQKRQVQLILANPGRVVLDKLHASNFANLIGQDKIFLTVADAVHTCSPKLAEEV, from the exons ATGGGCCATTTTGGTGACGGGGGAACTGAAACAAAAGAGATGGACATCAGAAGTTTGTCATCCTCGCACCATCAGCATTTACCATACATTCACAAGGTTGGTGTTCCGCCAAAACAAAATCTTGTGAAGGAATTCACATCCACTGTGAAGGAAACGTTCTTTGCAGATGATCCTTTACGACCATTTAAAGATCAGCCAAAGTCTCGGCAGTTCATACTTGGTGTGCAGGCCATCTTCCCTATTCTTGAATGGGGTAGAAGTTATAATCTTGCTAAGTTTAAAGGAGATTTGATTGCTGGGCTCACCATTGCAAGTCTCTGCATTCCTCAG GATATTGGATACTCAAAGCTTGCAAATTTAGATCCTCAATATGGACTGT ACTCCAGCTTTGTTCCCCCTTTGATCTATGCCTTCATGGGCAGTTCAAGAGATATAGCCATTGGACCAGTAGCTGTAGTTTCTCTCTTGCTGGGGACCCTACTGCAGAATGAGATTGATCCGACCAAAAATGCAGTTGATTATTGGCGACTGGCATTTACAGCTACTTTTTTTGCTGGGATCACTCAAGCTACCCTTGGGATCCTCAG GTTGGGCTTTTTAATCGATTTCCTATCTCATGCTGCTATTGTTGGTTTTATGGGTGGTGCTGCTATAACAATTGCCCTCCAACAACTTAAGGGATTTTTAGGCATTAAAAGTTTTACAAAGAAAGCAGATATCATTTCTGTAATGCGCTCAGTTTTTGGTTCTATCCACCATGGG TGGAACTGGCAGACCATTGTGATTGGATCAAGCTTTTTAGCCTTCCTTCTTGTTGCAAAGTACATT GGAAAGAAGAACAAGAAACTCTTTTGGGTACCTGCAATTGCACCATTGATTTCTGTCATGCTGTCCACCTTTTTTGTGTATATCACCCATGCTGACAAGAAGGGGGTCCAAATT GTGAAACACATAGAGAAAGGAATTAATCCTTCTTCTGTGGGTCAAATATACTTTACTGGCGATTATCTTCTAAAAGGAATTAGGATAGGAGTTGTAGCAGGCATGATTGCATTGACA GAAGCTGCTGCAATTGGAAGAACATTTGCGGCGATGAAGGACTATCAACTGGATGGGAACAAAGAAATGATGGCTCTTGGAGCAATGAATGTTGTTGGCTCAATGACATCCTGCTACGTAGCCACAG GTTCCTTCTCGAGGTCTGCAGTTAATTACATGGCCGGATGCCAAACTGCAGTTTCTAACATTGTTATGTCCGTTGTTGTGTTCCTAACATTGATGTTCTTAACACCTCTATTTGAGTACACACCAAATGCCATCCTTTCAGCCATCATTATCTCTGCTGTCATTGGATTAATAGATTATGATGCGGCAATTTTGATCTGGAAGATCGATaaatttgattttgttgcttgcATGGGAGCGTTTTTTGGAGTGGTTTTTGCCTCTGTTGAGATAGGTCTTCTGATTGCT GTTACAATATCATTTGCTAAAATTCTCCTGCAAGTCACGAGGCCACGAACTGCAACTCTTGGAAGGATTCCTAGGACCAATGTCTACCGGAATATCCAACAATACCCAGAAGCGAATAAAGTTCCAGGGCTCCTAATAGTGAGGATTGATTCTGCAATTTACTTTTCAAACTCTAACTATATTCGGGAGAG AATATTGAGATGGTTGACCGATGAGGAAGAGCAACTAAAAGCAGCTGGGCATCCTCAAATTCAGTTTTTAATAGTTGAAATGTCGC CTGTCACAGACATTGACACCAGCGGCATCCATGCCTTGGAAGAACTGCATGGCAGTCTCCAGAAAAGACAAGTTCAG CTCATCCTGGCAAATCCCGGCCGAGTCGTACTTGACAAGTTACATGCTTCTAATTTTGCAAATTTAATTGGCCAAGATAAGATCTTTCTCACGGTAGCAGATGCAGTTCATACTTGCTCACCAAAACTAGCTGAAGAAGTCTGA